In Citrus sinensis cultivar Valencia sweet orange chromosome 3, DVS_A1.0, whole genome shotgun sequence, the sequence cagaaaaagaaaaagatcaaaaagagagagagggagagtgGGAAaggggcaaaatagaaaatacatGTATCTTTTAGGTTATTAGGTACAATCAAGTGTGCGACCTTGAAGTTGGTCCaccatatataatattaaaaaaatggtgagaatTTATGTGACCTTTGAAGTTACGATAAACGTAACTTAGGGGGATCCTTAACACAAATACTAATGGGGTACATGTAGAAGAAGTGAAGAACTACTGAAGACCCACCTGACCTGACcccaatgaatttttttttttcttttttataagacCCCAATGAATTATTGGGTACATAAAGAATTCATTGAACGAAGCTTCTCTTAGGCTCAGTTATTTGACAAAGAAAGTTCTAAAATCTTctaatacatataaaatttccAGTTCTTGTACGATGTAGGTTGGCAACTGGATAAGATTCAATACAAGGATTtggaataaaagaacaaatctGCTGGAAATCAGTTCCATATTAATCTTGGAATATGCATGGCCTTGGCCAAAGCGTTAGGTAGCGCAAGATTTGTCTACGATGGGTAggactttattattttttttttttggcctcgATTCTTAATCTCAATCATATCTTCCTATATATTGAGAgatttaaaagtgattttaaaaatttaaaattaattttgatatttagtacattttcttataatttatttttgacaaaatcatttcattctacaacatattttgaaaatgaagtaatgagtaattttttaaaaattgaattgagaatcagttttatatttaatacaattccataCATACATGGGCGGAGATAGTATAGTGATTCACTGGGGgctttagaaaaaattataggcTTGATTATAAATTAGTGGGGgctttagaaaaaattattgagaattttaagaaaactaaattaattattaaaaaaaaaatttccagtGGGGGCTTAAGTCCCCACTGGTCCTAAGGTGAATCTGCCCCTGCATACATAtcttcatatatattataaaaattcaaaattatccttataaattaggaaataaagtaactaacttttaaaaaaatattattaccaattatattgagataacaaaacaaaaatataaaattaataatataaaatatttattttggttatcaattattatatgtacataataaaaaaatattctataTACATTTTGataaacatttaaataaactttatttaatattatgtctAATTCAGtcatttacatttttacaaCAATTCTATTGAAAAAATAGTATATTAGTATGCTATTTTGATGGCACATTTTGAGTGAGACCCACTTAGCGAAAGTGCAAAATCTTGAGATGTTTTGATTCTACTCCATGAATTCTTCGAAATAGCATATTTATATACTCAAAATGATGCCTgtgtgaatgagaaattgactcttaaagttaaaaatttgaaaagaaatgaaacttatcctacaagaaaaaaataaactaaggaatttgtgtttatatatagatACTCATCCATACATGAACAAGAATTTTAAGGATAGAGGCTCTCTCCATGTGCGCGTGCGCGGGAGAGTGTAAATCCAAGCTCAATTTGGTTGAAGTAGTGTGTGCCCACACGTCCTGCATACACGAATATCAGCCCAAAATTACTCAGGCCTACATGGGttgttacaaaattgaatattttgaattcaatGGGCCTTACAttgtgaataaaattttgagccattacataattgaatattttgaattcGATAGGTTGTTgaagaagcaaattaaatcaaatattcaaatttattattcaacgGTTACATGCCCTCATGTATATAAAAGGCAATCTCccttttatgttttatatacAACAATCACATAGagcacttaaaaaaaaaaaattcctccTCTGACGTTCTGTTTTGACCAAGATTCTACATTGTTTCTGTTCgccaaaattatttgtatgtGCTTAACGAATAATTTGTTCCCGTTGTATCCTAGGAAATAGATTCCAACGAACCTAAAAGCACCGTAGTAGGTGGTAAATCTGTTTTAAGGAAATTGTTGTTTAACAGACCtcgagtttttttttctatactttatatttttcatttttttcctattgTTTATATTGTTACTGCTCAAACGATTTACTGCATGCCTGTTTACTAACTTTTACTTGTTGTTTACTTATATGAATTCACGTTATGTTACAATTTGATGAATATACTTTTAATTGTTGACTCACTACCATTTTCCAATAAATTAAACAGtaagatttaatatttaactaatacatgagattacttttaaaattcgtagcattaaaaaaaaaaatcaaacagttgactgatttttttcacaattgattatttatacattataaccaacaacaattattttaaaaccatATCATACCAATCTGGCCTTCAATAGAAAATTCACCTATTGTTTAGGTTAAATAGCATAAAATGTGATTCATAAATTGactctttttatatataaattcattacTGTAAAGTAAACTAAGTTAGAAATAGACTTTCTTTCACAGTACCATttgcattaaatatttttatcagcCACTACTAATCAATATGGTTCATATCCTACTTTATCCGAGAGGGACAAGGCTATAATATACATCACATTTACAAAAGTTACACCcaacaattcaaaataatttcataaccaaataatactaaaactTATTGGATATAATACTTGTGTTATAATGTAACATATGGTGTATTTGGGATTAAAGTTAGGGAGCTGTACTTTTTAAGCTATATCATTAgatgtttggtaaacactaactacTGTAGCTTAGCagttatgttgatatgattttttattttgataatgaaaTATCTATtgtatctttaataattttatcaaaattattgtttactattatattaattttttataattaatttttttataacagctacagtttaaaaattatagctCTTTAATTCCAAATAGGATGTAAAATGTAGACTATGTTATTAACTACTGTGATGAAACTAGGAAACGGGTAGTGATGTGATGTCAGAAGTgtcattctctctctctcttttttttcttttcttcttctgtgAAATGTAGTAGTGTCATTCATTCTTAATACTAGTTTTCATGccttatataattatttgtgtTGACAAGCACAGGCAAAACTCTTATTATGGACTTCCTGTTCAAAATGCAACCCAACGGCTAGGCATCGACTTCTCCATCAACTAAAATTGCATTAACCTAAACcagttttttattaaataagaatttgagTTATTTCTCCGAGTCTAAATccacaatattaattttttttaaagagaaacTCAcgtattaatttgaaataaaaaagaaaatacatatatatttatttaataactcTTGTATGAATAGTCAACTCACCCAAAGCTGAAACGCTTGATATTAATAACTCTGGTAAGAATTTGAgttatattgatataattttttacttgtatgataaaaaaattattatatctttaataattttatcaaaattattatttaaaatttatatttactacatattattaatttttattataattacatatttttttcacaataactatagttacagcacctcaatcccaaacatgACTTAAAACTATgctaacatatataattaatgagattacatatttacttttgtataattatgttaaaaaaaagactgattttaaaattgatcGACTTGCAATACAATATACAAAAGtaattaagtaaatatataatgtCATTAACTATGTTCTAATTTTCCAAtgttattcattatttttaaccgtgttattattaatataatatgcTGAAGCCCTAACAGGatccaatattttttaaaactccCGCATTTcgggtgtttttttttcttcctttttaaaagaaactcGTTACTCCTGTGGGATTTTAGGAAAGCAAACAATGGCCGTCTAGGGTACATACTTAAACTGATTGATGAGATCTATGCTATGCCGtggaaaattcaaaatgccACCGTTGTGGTCCCGCAgtgttaaaaataaaccaTTGGAGAGCGAAATCAAGAAACAGAGCGCGCGCGTATCCCCGTTCAATTTGATTACCAGCTACGCTCTCATTTCAATTTCTATCGTAGAAAATGAGAAGTGAGAAGACTcgtaaagaaaaatgaggatTTATGAGCTCGAGTCGCATCTGTCCGTTTTAGGGTTTATTATCGTTGCTATTGTTACACATGCGGCGACGCGTTCAAGCGGAGAATCGTCGACGTGTTTGACAGTGTACAAAGAAGGCGGTGCACCGGCGGTGTTTCAATCCCCAAAATGCCCTCGCTGGAAGCTCTCAGATTACAATTCGCCACCACGCACCACGAGCCGTTGCCAGTCGGCTATGCGCCAAGGCCGAAGAAAATCTCAAGAGGATCGCACTCTCTGCGCTCTCGACCTTCACATTCCCTTTCCTGGTTACACTATCTCTCTGtagatttatatttacttactTATTGAGACATATATTTATGTCTGTGttatgaaatgaaattagGGGTTGAGATTAGGGTTTAATTGTAAAGCAAAATATgtatgtacacacacacacacacacacactttgattaaaatgataaattctGTATATGTTTAATGCTTAATGGTGaaatttttagtaaattaacattaatttggACAAAACTGAAGAATATTTGTCAGTGACTTAATATTTACTGTCAAAGGATGTGGAATTGCTCCGagtaaaaataagaaagttaTCTTGTTGAGACTAGCGTCTTCTTTGCTTTGAATGTTAAAAAGTAGCTCTATGTTGAGGTAGTGATCTTATTGAGGTGATTTTGAGAAAAGAATCCTTGTTGTCTTGAGGAGAATAAGTTCTTTGAcgggtattttattttttccttcgACCTGAAGTTATGGTTTGTTTGGTCAAAGTAAATTATATAAGTTTACATGTGGTAGCAAGCCATTTGGCCATTTGGCCTTTAATATTTGAACttgaggtgtttttttttttcacaataaaagaaaatctaatTGCACTTATTTTCAAttccaaattaaaaatgcTGCACTTTCAATTGCACAAGGTAATGGGTAGAAACACATTTGAGAATTTGAGCAGTTGTAATGATGGTTTTGTTGAATATAGAAGTCTCAATTATTGTTGATCTTGTAGTAGTGGTTGCTAAAAAGTATACCATTTAGTATTGGTGCAGGTAGGAGAGGGCGTCAGGAGGTTACAGTAGGAATTGTGGCAGTTTTTGATGGCCATAATGGTGCCGAAGCTAGTGAATTGGCTTCAAAGCTCTTACTGGAGTATTTTGCTCTGCATACATATTTTCTCTTGGATGCAACATATTCTGCTGTATTAAAGAAATCCGCAAGAAGATTGCCAAACAAGGGAGAACGTGATATTGTTTTCCAAGTGCTTAATTGGGATGAAAAACTCGGTCGGCATGAGTTGAAATTTGAaaggtttttttctttttgcattatgttattattattcttatgacttgttttataaatatggATTCAACTGCTTAGTTTCACTCAATATCCCTGGGTTAtttcatcttttatttatttattttttttccaattattgGTGATATGTTTACACAGTTATGAATAATTTTACAGGTTTAAGTTCTCGTTGCCTGAtatttttgatgattctttccACTTGGAAATTTTAAGGGAAGCATTGTTAAGGGCAATTCACGACATTGACACAGCATTCTCTAAGGCAAGTTTGATTTAAtgttttctataattttgGTGTACTTCATCGCCTTTTCTCTTATGTTGACATTCATTCTGCTGGGCCATGAAGGAAGCATCTAGAAAGAAGCTTGATTCAGGTTCTACAGCCACAGTTGTACTGATAGCAGAGGGCCAAATTTTAGTTGCCAACATTGGAGATTCAAAAGCTCTTCTGTGCTCTGAAAAATTTCAGTCTCCTGCTGAGGCCAAAGGTTGGTTTTGTTTATGTTATGATGCTTAATCATGTCTGCTTAAGGAGTATATTGGCAGCACCATAATTATATTTGTGATATTGGTAAAGACATTGTTAAGGTAATTCATTTTATGGTTCTTGGATATTACAGCTACTTTATTAAGGTTATACAGGAAGCGAAGGGATAATAATGCTATTTCAACTTCACAAGGTTATAATTACTTAAAATCCACAGTATCCAATGGACTTGCACATTTTACAGTCAAGGAACTGACAAGAGATCATCATCCGGATAGGGAAGATGAAAGGTATCGAGTGGAGGCTGCCGGTGGTTATGTTCTTCAGTGGGGTGGTGTTTCACGAGTAAATGGCCAGCTAGCTGTTTCCCGAGCTATTGGagatttatcttataaaaggTGAGGTTCCTGACCATAATGAAGTAAGTATATTTGGTATTCCCTTCTCCTTCAATGGAACATTTCTACTAAACATTTAGACATGTTGATTATCTTACAGTATCCTTAAGCTGGATTCAAAagcatttttataatttaacattcttatgagtttttactttaataattgTCAGTTATGGTGTTATATCTGTGCCGGAGGTGACAGATTGGCAATCTCTGACTGCCAATGATAGTTATCTGGTAGCTGCATCTGATGGTGTGTTTGAAAAGCTGAGTTTGCAAGACGTTTGTGATGTATTTTGGGAAGTACACACTCATGGTACTGCTGGACCAGGATTCCCTTCTTCATGCTCATACTCACTAGCTGATTGCTTAGTGGACACTGCTTTTGAGAAAGGCAGCATGGACAATATGGCTGCTGTTGTGGTTCCTCTTGGATCTATTTATGTTTCTGAAAACCTGCATAGAGAAAGACGCATGGAGGAGGGAGACATAGATTGCCCTAGCAAAGGACTGCAAAAGCTTGTCTATAAACAATCGGGTAAATTGCCTGTTCATGGACTTTCTGACAGCTTATGTGATGCACGGTTCATGGGCATTGGAAATTAGTTTGTAGTATTTGCATTGCATTTATGATTTATGACTCTATAATCTATTGCCTGCTATTATTCTGTTCatcttaattatgaaaatgctTTAAAAGTGCACAAAGGGACTTGTATTATATTGGACATGACGACTTCACACTTTCTTTAAGAGAGAACAACACAAAAGTTAGAAGAGTATTATTGGCTGGTTGCCTGGTAAAATATGAATCTTCTTATCGGCCGTGTTTGTGACATGCAATTTTAGATCCATAGCCAGTCACACCTGACTTTTTGGTTTCTCAAGGCAGCCAAATAAATAATGGAAAAACTTCCCCTGAATCTTTTGTTGTAACTTTATGTTCTCAGTTTTGTTGATATCTTCTGCATGCTTATCTATGTTTAGATATTATATGGTTTTACTCTGAATGTGTATGACATGTGAATACCACACTGTATTTCACCTTTCACTTAAATACATATACTctttagaatttaattttaccatGATGGTTGTAACTAGTGCCGATGTTCAATTCTTGATGTCATGTTATGAATTTAAGATAACAAAGtggtttttgtgttttttcatGTTGAATGATTTATTGGCTGTGAGAATTTAAGATAACAAAGtggtttttgtgttttttcatGTTGAATGATTTATTGGCTGTGACATGTTTTCATCTTCTTTCTGTCTGATCACTTTGATAGCTTCTTTCTGCTAATGAACTAATTGTATCTTTGTCATCATGAATCAGGTAGCGGCATGAATATGAACCTATTACAACTGAAACATGCTCATCCACTTACAACAAAATTTGACAGGCTATTGGTAAGGATggaaagtttttaattttcttttcttgatgtATTGCCTGAAATTAActctttgtttaattatatttttccttgatattgttgaatttttatgaGGAAATATATCATAACTTTTCCTTGAGAAACTTTTGGGGCGCTGAGATATTTAGGttgatttgttcattttgttttagaaCATCACATTTTTTATGCTCCCGTACTCAACTTATCCTCATGCTCTTAATAATGTATgctcaaagaaaagaaattagcaAATTCAGACAATATCTGTTAAGTTATTTTCAACCAACTTTTGTGCATATGGTTCGTTTTCCTTTCTATTGTGAAGggtctcttttttcttttgttgtcaGATATAACAACTTagtttctattatttttctgttaaCTCACTGAATTGAGGTTCCTTTTAGTTTTCCATTCTAATTACTGACTGACTGGTTTCATGTTCTTTAAACTTGtgcatttatttgatttgttatGCATGAAATTTCTTGTAGAGAAGATAATTGAATTGATTGTTGTGACAATGGCAATTTGATTGGATTATGTTGCCTGAGTTCCTTTAGTAGATTTTACATACATTTTACTTATGACCATCTAAAAACTCTGTTTAACTAACTGCTAgatcattaaatttgattattgGCTGTTCAACGAATTTTGGCAATTGAACTGAAGAGAAAGTTATAGGAATATAACATGGAGGCTTGTATCATCAATGCAAGATTAGTTTGAATAAATGATGTTGGCTGCTTTTCTCCCTCTAGGTTGAAGGAAACCATGGCAGTTTTGGCTGTTTTTATTTGTCTGAAAACCTAAATGACAATGTGGATAGCACATTTGGGGCTCAAAAGGATGACCCAGAAGATTATGTGTATGACTTATCGCAGACTTTACCTGACACCCTTAATCATCAGTATGGTAAGTAAGTTTCTATACTGTAATTAATGTTGCCTTTTTCTCCCTTCTTTTGGTGGAGGAGTAGATTGGTAGTTCTTCAACTGATGGTGTTTACTAAATGGTGGTTTTAAATGACCCCTTAACTGACACTATTTTGTCCTTGTTTCCTTTTGTGTTGGATTCAAGGCCAATCAATCTCTTCTTCTTACCTTTTTGTcaatggattttaattttagtttgaatCTCTCATCTTCTTGGCAGTGTTATTCTAGCAAATGTGCACCTGGACAAAGCCATTTTAATTCCTTTGATAACTTGTTTAATCAATGTCTGGGTCCTTTTATTAATAGTTTTTTGAATTGTTAATCCTTTTAGGAATGTTAGTGAACTGGTCATCTTACAGCCAGACTGCATGCGCATTTATTAATAGAAAgccatttcttttcattttcctttctgTAGGTGAACTTCTAAATTTGTATAATGACCAAAATATGTGCTTGCACTTTGGGACGACAATGGATGGAATTAAAGATCAATGCTTTAAGCCCGGAGGCTTTGCTAGTTTCGTTGGTTTGCTTGAATCTATACCCTTCCTTGATGTTGGTTCAGAATATGGATCAAATGAGTATGTGATGCCTGAGAGGTACATATGTTCTTTAGTTAGTTTTCTATCCTCAATGACTTTTAACTAAGCTATTGATAGTTCAAGTTTGCTTTACTATGCAAAGAAATGAACTTGAAGTTGTTAAGTCTGATTACATGCATTCAATAACTAATTTCGCACAAATGCATACCTAACCTTACACAGATACCATAATTATAGTATACCTTATGAAATGATCAAAGTAGCACTAAAAAGTTGTATCTAAGATGTCACTGTCTGATGAGTATGGTGTTTATTTGCTGGGATGTCATCATATTGTGACAATTTGATATTAGTGGTTGGATAATGTGTATATGCTTGTAAAAACTAAAGCGCGTACAACCATAACCTAATAGGTAGAAGAATGAGACTAGTGGAAGGTGATATGaacgaattattattttaatggtaTCAACATAGAGTTTTTGTAGTGATCTTTGCATGGGATCTTGGCTAAGTGGATAgagttgattttttattgtttcatcttatttttttatttttttctgtcCAAACAAGCATCTTAGATACTAGGTGCTTCTTGATTGCCAGGTATGTACTAAAGAAAAGGTTTGGTCGTGGATCATATGGTGAAGTATGGCTGGCCTTTCATTGGAATTGTCATGAAGGCGATAATTCTTCACGCTGGAgtgaattaactaaaaatgTTTCAGGGGAAAGCATTTGTGAAGATATGTCTATCAGAAATCCTTGTAACAGTTCATCTACTGATGATTTCCATGGTGGTTATTTTCATGACAGTCTGTTCATTTTAAAACGTATAATGGTAAGCATTTTGATTgtaagtttttctttatttttatttttccccttCCAAGCCTTTAATCCTATAAGCTCAAACGAGTGTATATTGAGGACTAtatcattatttctaaattctagcctttttttttatctgtgCTGGATATTATCGgaatatgattaaaaattgTGTGAAATATAACCTTTTTTGTGCGCAAGTTTACCAAAATGAAGAtggaaaaagggaaaaaaaactcTGAAAATGGGGTATTTATAGctttacaaaaaaaagaaaaaggggaaaaaaaaacactcaaaATCTTATATACAAA encodes:
- the LOC102621122 gene encoding uncharacterized protein LOC102621122 isoform X5, which encodes MRIYELESHLSVLGFIIVAIVTHAATRSSGESSTCLTVYKEGGAPAVFQSPKCPRWKLSDYNSPPRTTSRCQSAMRQGRRKSQEDRTLCALDLHIPFPGRRGRQEVTVGIVAVFDGHNGAEASELASKLLLEYFALHTYFLLDATYSAVLKKSARRLPNKGERDIVFQVLNWDEKLGRHELKFERFKFSLPDIFDDSFHLEILREALLRAIHDIDTAFSKATSRKKLDSGSTATVVLIAEGQILVANIGDSKALLCSEKFQSPAEAKATLLRLYRKRRDNNAISTSQGYNYLKSTVSNGLAHFTVKELTRDHHPDREDERYRVEAAGGYVLQWGGVSRVNGQLAVSRAIGDLSYKSYGVISVPEVTDWQSLTANDSYLVAASDGVFEKLSLQDVCDVFWEVHTHGTAGPGFPSSCSYSLADCLVDTAFEKGSMDNMAAVVVPLGSIYVSENLHRERRMEEGDIDCPSKGLQKLVYKQSGSGMNMNLLQLKHAHPLTTKFDRLLVEGNHGSFGCFYLSENLNDNVDSTFGAQKDDPEDYVYDLSQTLPDTLNHQYGELLNLYNDQNMCLHFGTTMDGIKDQCFKPGGFASFVGLLESIPFLDVGSEYGSNEYVMPERYVLKKRFGRGSYGEVWLAFHWNCHEGDNSSRWSELTKNVSGESICEDMSIRNPCNSSSTDDFHGGYFHDSLFILKRIMVERGVTVYLSGLREKYFGEVFLNASTSLGDFHFSATSNTFLEESRSNFLDLLETNESVVRDLGNSWSFETKFSNKSRYERASFEAGLNHIARYVESFESQSNEVWLVFRHEGISLSKLMYTVEEVEISPEEEKTEKVKEAQVLRPSKWWHWLKTTEAGQDEMRNLIWQLVCLCANFSLCQTVSETLLMALKSCHDRNITHRDIKPENMVICFEDQDTGRCLKGPPSEEKNVTTRMRIIDFGSAIDDFTVKHLYGSTGPSKAEQTSEYTPPEAFLNATWYQGPIGTTLKYDMWSVGVVILEMILGSPNVFQISDLTRALLDHHLEGWNDSLKELAFRLRSYMELCILIPGGSSKLKHTSNQVSKCLGIAVSAPIIALGCRGSIEC
- the LOC102621122 gene encoding uncharacterized protein LOC102621122 isoform X6; this encodes MRIYELESHLSVLGFIIVAIVTHAATRSSGESSTCLTVYKEGGAPAVFQSPKCPRWKLSDYNSPPRTTSRCQSAMRQGRRKSQEDRTLCALDLHIPFPGRRGRQEVTVGIVAVFDGHNGAEASELASKLLLEYFALHTYFLLDATYSAVLKKSARRLPNKGERDIVFQVLNWDEKLGRHELKFERFKFSLPDIFDDSFHLEILREALLRAIHDIDTAFSKATSRKKLDSGSTATVVLIAEGQILVANIGDSKALLCSEKFQSPAEAKATLLRLYRKRRDNNAISTSQGYNYLKSTVSNGLAHFTVKELTRDHHPDREDERYRVEAAGGYVLQWGGVSRVNGQLAVSRAIGDLSYKSYGVISVPEVTDWQSLTANDSYLVAASDGVFEKLSLQDVCDVFWEVHTHGTAGPGFPSSCSYSLADCLVDTAFEKGSMDNMAAVVVPLGSIYVSENLHRERRMEEGDIDCPSKGLQKLVYKQSGSGMNMNLLQLKHAHPLTTKFDRLLVEGNHGSFGCFYLSENLNDNVDSTFGAQKDDPEDYVYDLSQTLPDTLNHQYGELLNLYNDQNMCLHFGTTMDGIKDQCFKPGGFASFVGLLESIPFLDVGSEYGSNEYVMPERYVLKKRFGRGSYGEVWLAFHWNCHEGDNSSRWSELTKNVSGESICEDMSIRNPCNSSSTDDFHGGYFHDSLFILKRIMVERGVTVYLSGLREKYFGEVFLNASTSLGDFHFSATSNTFLEESRSNFLDLLETNESVVRDLGNSWSFETKFSNKSRYERASFEAGLNHIARYVESFESQSNEVWLVFRHEGISLSKLMYTVEEVEISPEEEKTEKVKEAQVLRPSKWWHWLKTTEAGQDEMRNLIWQLLMALKSCHDRNITHRDIKPENMVICFEDQDTGRCLKGPPSEEKNVTTRMRIIDFGSAIDDFTVKHLYGSTGPSKAEQTSEYTPPEAFLNATWYQGPIGTTLKYDMWSVGVVILEMILGSPNVFQISDLTRALLDHHLEGWNDSLKELAFRLRSYMELCILIPGGSSKLKHTSNQVSKCLGIAVSAPIIALGCRGSIEC
- the LOC102621122 gene encoding probable protein phosphatase 2C 51 isoform X7, whose amino-acid sequence is MRIYELESHLSVLGFIIVAIVTHAATRSSGESSTCLTVYKEGGAPAVFQSPKCPRWKLSDYNSPPRTTSRCQSAMRQGRRKSQEDRTLCALDLHIPFPGRRGRQEVTVGIVAVFDGHNGAEASELASKLLLEYFALHTYFLLDATYSAVLKKSARRLPNKGERDIVFQVLNWDEKLGRHELKFERFKFSLPDIFDDSFHLEILREALLRAIHDIDTAFSKATSRKKLDSGSTATVVLIAEGQILVANIGDSKALLCSEKFQSPAEAKATLLRLYRKRRDNNAISTSQGYNYLKSTVSNGLAHFTVKELTRDHHPDREDERYRVEAAGGYVLQWGGVSRVNGQLAVSRAIGDLSYKSYGVISVPEVTDWQSLTANDSYLVAASDGVFEKLSLQDVCDVFWEVHTHGTAGPGFPSSCSYSLADCLVDTAFEKGSMDNMAAVVVPLGSIYVSENLHRERRMEEGDIDCPSKGLQKLVYKQSGSGMNMNLLQLKHAHPLTTKFDRLLVEGNHGSFGCFYLSENLNDNVDSTFGAQKDDPEDYVYDLSQTLPDTLNHQYGELLNLYNDQNMCLHFGTTMDGIKDQCFKPGGFASFVGLLESIPFLDVGSEYGSNEYVMPERYVLKKRFGRGSYGEVWLAFHWNCHEGDNSSRWSELTKNVSGESICEDMSIRNPCNSSSTDDFHGGYFHDSLFILKRIMLMALKSCHDRNITHRDIKPENMVICFEDQDTGRCLKGPPSEEKNVTTRMRIIDFGSAIDDFTVKHLYGSTGPSKAEQTSEYTPPEAFLNATWYQGPIGTTLKYDMWSVGVVILEMILGSPNVFQISDLTRALLDHHLEGWNDSLKELAFRLRSYMELCILIPGGSSKLKHTSNQGGLSPASWKCSEEFFSLKIKGRDPLKQGFPNVWALRLVRQLLLWDAEDRLSVDVALRHPYFQPSKR
- the LOC102621122 gene encoding uncharacterized protein LOC102621122 isoform X3; the protein is MRIYELESHLSVLGFIIVAIVTHAATRSSGESSTCLTVYKEGGAPAVFQSPKCPRWKLSDYNSPPRTTSRCQSAMRQGRRKSQEDRTLCALDLHIPFPGRRGRQEVTVGIVAVFDGHNGAEASELASKLLLEYFALHTYFLLDATYSAVLKKSARRLPNKGERDIVFQVLNWDEKLGRHELKFERFKFSLPDIFDDSFHLEILREALLRAIHDIDTAFSKATSRKKLDSGSTATVVLIAEGQILVANIGDSKALLCSEKFQSPAEAKVKELTRDHHPDREDERYRVEAAGGYVLQWGGVSRVNGQLAVSRAIGDLSYKSYGVISVPEVTDWQSLTANDSYLVAASDGVFEKLSLQDVCDVFWEVHTHGTAGPGFPSSCSYSLADCLVDTAFEKGSMDNMAAVVVPLGSIYVSENLHRERRMEEGDIDCPSKGLQKLVYKQSGSGMNMNLLQLKHAHPLTTKFDRLLVEGNHGSFGCFYLSENLNDNVDSTFGAQKDDPEDYVYDLSQTLPDTLNHQYGELLNLYNDQNMCLHFGTTMDGIKDQCFKPGGFASFVGLLESIPFLDVGSEYGSNEYVMPERYVLKKRFGRGSYGEVWLAFHWNCHEGDNSSRWSELTKNVSGESICEDMSIRNPCNSSSTDDFHGGYFHDSLFILKRIMVERGVTVYLSGLREKYFGEVFLNASTSLGDFHFSATSNTFLEESRSNFLDLLETNESVVRDLGNSWSFETKFSNKSRYERASFEAGLNHIARYVESFESQSNEVWLVFRHEGISLSKLMYTVEEVEISPEEEKTEKVKEAQVLRPSKWWHWLKTTEAGQDEMRNLIWQLVCLCANFSLCQTVSETLLMALKSCHDRNITHRDIKPENMVICFEDQDTGRCLKGPPSEEKNVTTRMRIIDFGSAIDDFTVKHLYGSTGPSKAEQTSEYTPPEAFLNATWYQGPIGTTLKYDMWSVGVVILEMILGSPNVFQISDLTRALLDHHLEGWNDSLKELAFRLRSYMELCILIPGGSSKLKHTSNQGGLSPASWKCSEEFFSLKIKGRDPLKQGFPNVWALRLVRQLLLWDAEDRLSVDVALRHPYFQPSKR